The region CACTGCCATTATCGACAAATACTTTTACATTTTCAGCTTTTAGCGATGATGAAGAAATGGGTTGTTCGCCACCGATATTATCTGGATGAGTCACTCGGCCTACATGCCATAACTGCGCAAAAATCGCGCCTTGTTTGGCATGCACAGCGTCTGTCACTTTACGCCAACCAGCAATCTGCTCTGGTGTGTAAATTCCTGGGGTCCACGCATAGCCTTTTGCAGTAGCTGAAATTTGCGTGCCTTCAGACACTATCAGCCCTGCACTGGCACGCTGAGCGTAATAGGTTGCCATCATGTCATTAGCGACATCACCAGGCTGACTGGCTCTTGAACGCGTCATCGGTGGCATGACAATGCGGTTTTTGAGTGTGAGTCCACCCAGCGTGAATGGTTGAAATAGTGATAGTGACATAGTTGAGCCCTCTTCATTTGATAGGTGCATACTAGCAAATGAATCACCAAGCATTTATAGCAACAAAGACAAATAATATTTGTTAAATTTGCAATAATTAGCTCATTTATGCTGTCTACAGGGTTAACTTAGGCTTAATAAAATCAATAAAAGCGGAGATCCGCTTGGCCACAGAAGAAGTCTTATAATACACAGCGTTGACTTGCTCTCTTCTTGGGTGGCTGATTTTTTCACTCTCCAACAGCGGGATTAAACGTCCTTCGGCAATATCTTTATTCACCATAAACCCTGATAGACATGCAATGCCATTTCCTGCCAACACGATTTGTCGAATAGTTTCGCCATTACTTGATGACATTAAAGCGTCTAACTGGCTAAAACCTTTTAAAGGCCAGTCATTCAAAATCTTGGGGGCGACAAATCCAATGAGATTATGCTGAGCGAGATCGCTGGTTTTAGTGGGGAGCCCTCGTTTTGATATATATTCTGGTGAAGCCACAATATACAAGGGGCTGCGACCCAGCGACCGAGCATGCAAGGTCGAATCGCTTAACGCGCCAATACGGATTGCTAAATCGGTTTTCTTTTCTAGCAAATCCACAATGCCTTCATTGGAGGTTATTTCTAACTCAATATCGGGATAGGCTTGATTAAATGACTGCACCAATGGCACCAGTTGGTGAAACACAAACGGACTAGCCGCGTCGACACGTAAACGGCCTTTGGGCAATTCCCCACGGGAAATAATATCTTCTTCCGCCTGTTGTAATTGCATTAACCCCACCCGCACTGAGTCAATGAACTGGCGCCCTTCATCGGTTAATTCAATACGTCTGGTGGTTCGGTTTAAAATAGTGACCCCAAGTTGGCTCTCCACTTTACTGACCGCTCTGGATACTCGCGCGACTTGAATATCTAGGCTCTCTGCTGCCGCTGAAAAACCTCCCGTATCGACTACAGCTTGTAAAATGGCTAAATCATCAGATTTTGTTCGCATGCTATTCCCCTCAATTTTATCAACTCGCCCATCAGCTTTATTGCATTTATAACAAATATTATTTGTAAAAACCTCTATTTTTCACAAAACAGCTTTAATGCAAAATGCCCCCATCAATTAACTACACGACTGCATAGCAACAAATACATCAGCTATCGCTGGTCATTTTCAAACAACAGAGAATAAATATTATGCCTTTAGCACTTCTCGCATTGACGCTCAGCGCCTTTGCTATCGGAACAACGGAGTTTGTGATCGTGGGGCTACTGCCGACCATGGCCTCCGACTTAAATGTATCACTACCTTCAGCAGGCTTGCTGGTTAGCCTTTATGCACTTGGTGTTGCCATTGGTGCCCCCGTTTTAACGGCTTTAACAGGAAAATGGAATCGTAAACACGTATTGATTACCGTAATGTCACTATTTGTTGTCGGTAACTTAATTGCATGGCAAGCACCTGGATATAACACCTTGATTATCGCTCGTATTTTGACGGGTTTAGCCCATGGTGTATTTTTCTCAATTGGTTCAACCATTGCTACAGGTCTGGTACCAAAAGAAAAAGCTGCAAGCGCCATTGCGATTATGTTCACTGGTTTAACCGTGGCGTTAGTCACAGGCGTGCCGCTTGGGACTTACATAGGTCAAACCTTTGGCTGGCAATCAACCTTCTTAATTGTTGCGCTATTAGGTTTAATCGCATTAATTGGTAGTGCTTTATTAGTACCAAATAACTTAAAGCAACCTCCCGCAGCTAAGCTTTCATCGCAGCTTAAGGTGTTAACTCAACCTAGATTATTACTGGTTTATGCGATTACCGCGCTGGGTTATGGCGGTACTTTTACAGCATTCAC is a window of Shewanella donghaensis DNA encoding:
- a CDS encoding MFS transporter, with the protein product MPLALLALTLSAFAIGTTEFVIVGLLPTMASDLNVSLPSAGLLVSLYALGVAIGAPVLTALTGKWNRKHVLITVMSLFVVGNLIAWQAPGYNTLIIARILTGLAHGVFFSIGSTIATGLVPKEKAASAIAIMFTGLTVALVTGVPLGTYIGQTFGWQSTFLIVALLGLIALIGSALLVPNNLKQPPAAKLSSQLKVLTQPRLLLVYAITALGYGGTFTAFTFLAPILQQETGFSANAISLIMLVYGVSVAIGNIWGGKMADKMGPIKALTIIFTGLAAVLIVFNFTAVNPIAAVATILVWGAFAFGNVPGLQVYVLKLAEKYTPDAVDVAVGLNIAAFNVGIALGSWGGGVIVSEAGLMHTPWIGAVVVLIALALTRFSGHLDKRAES
- a CDS encoding LysR family transcriptional regulator — encoded protein: MRTKSDDLAILQAVVDTGGFSAAAESLDIQVARVSRAVSKVESQLGVTILNRTTRRIELTDEGRQFIDSVRVGLMQLQQAEEDIISRGELPKGRLRVDAASPFVFHQLVPLVQSFNQAYPDIELEITSNEGIVDLLEKKTDLAIRIGALSDSTLHARSLGRSPLYIVASPEYISKRGLPTKTSDLAQHNLIGFVAPKILNDWPLKGFSQLDALMSSSNGETIRQIVLAGNGIACLSGFMVNKDIAEGRLIPLLESEKISHPRREQVNAVYYKTSSVAKRISAFIDFIKPKLTL